GTAACCTGAAATTTACGTCACAGAGGAAATAAGAAAGTGATTTTTGAATGACAGCTTTCATGATTAATAAACTGGTAAAGTAAATGCCTGGATGCCTTGATGTAGTTGATCTAAATTATGAGGATTTCTCAAAGGAGCTCCTTTATCTCACACAGTAGGTGCAAAACCAGAAATTCACTCAATTTATTAAAACTCCTTTCCCAGCAAGGTAAACCAGGCTTCATGGCTGAAGGACCTCCAACGCTGCCTTGGCCATCCTGTGGAGAATGGTGCCATCTTCTGGCCACTGTCAAATCACCTGTTAATAATGTACAATTCTAACATGTTACCTTGGGTGAGAAGAACATTTTATATTGCCTGAAGCCTGGGGCACTTGAGATATCTTCAGAGATATCTTCAAATGTTCTCAAAGAACAGGCCATTCTGgttactttttataattttattgaatcTTTTCTTCTCATACCTTAAAAAAACAGCACATGAAAACAGCATCTTATCCCAAAGTTTCAACTCAATGCTTAAGGAAGACCGTGAGAACCACTCCACCACCTTATGCCTATGAATTACCACTGTACGGAATTTCATAGCAAGTTCAAATTtctacccaccccaggattcaAAGCCGGTAATCAAACCCTTGTTGCCAACTCCAGGGACTCCAGCTCTCTGCCTATCTTACTTCTCAGCAGctcttcccatctgtttaagacaCTGCATCTCCCTGATGGCTACTCTTTAGGGCGGGTCAAGGCTGAGCCAGAGAGAGCAGCAGTCTGGTTCCACGGTCACCTCCCACCAGCCACCAGTTGGCCAGGCAGGAAATCATCCGTCTTTCATCTCCACCGTTtatctccctctcttcttcaaAACTTGTTGCTTTCATGTAACAATGGATTCAGTATCCATTAAATTGCCTGAGAGGCTGCTTGAGCCTGACATACTTTCCTGAGCTAAAAAAGAAGACAATGACGTACCTCTGTGGCCTTCCTGCCATGAAATCAAGTAACAAAGGGAAAAGCACTACTGAGCAGGGTGGTGCCAGGGAAGCAATgaaagcccctccccacccccatggagGTTTCTCCAGCGCCAGCTCTTACAGGTAGAGGCAAATATCCTGGGATCACAGAGGTATCGTGAAGGGAAACccgtttattttcctcttttgaacTTCCCTGCTGCCCCAGTCTTTGCCTTCTTCTTAGCGGCTCCCTTGGGCTCTGGCTCCTTGCGCTTGGCGGAAGAGAGGGAGCCAGTCACCTTAAAGAAATCATCCAGGCGGCCCTGGGTGCTGCCCTGGCGGCTCTTGCTCAGCCGCCTGACCCCACTGCGGATTCGCTCCTCGGAGAACTGCTTCTCCCCACACATGAACTTGACGAGCTCTTCTTCATTGGGCTCGCTCCACTTGAGCTCCACAGACTCTGGGTCCAGCACCTCGGGCTCCAAGAAAAGCTGCTGGGCCTCCTTGTGGAGCCAGTTTTCCGGCACGGGGTACTTGTTGGGGTCTAGCCGCCGCACGATCTCCTCGATGCTCTTGTGCTTCTGGATGAGGTCCACAGCCCGCTTGGGCCCGATGCCCCGGATGCTCTCACAGTAGTCACTGCCCAGCAGGATGCACAGATCCACGAACTGCTCCTGGTTGAGGCCCAGCTCCTGCAGGATCCGGCTCAGGTGGAACTCCTGGATGGGCAGCTTCTTGGCCTCACTGGCAGTCAGGTGCCGCATGAGCACGGGGCTGCCGAATGTCAGGCAATCCATGTCCTCTGTGGCCGCAGCGTAGACTTTGCCGGCCTTCACCAGGGCCGCACAGCTAGCCTCCGCCTCGCTGGGCGCGTCGAGATACGGGATGCCCATGAGGCTCAGGAGATGCTTGCATTCGTCATTGTGTTGCTTGGTGACCTTCACCAGCCGCTTCGTAAACTTTTCCACCTCTGCCTCGGCCCCAGCGGCCTGAGCCTGCTGCAACTGCTTCTCCGCCTCAGCCCGCCGCTCGCTGCGCTTGGCCAGCTCCCCGGACTTGAGCTGCGGAGGCTTGCCATCGAAGACATACACGGGCTTGATGCCATTCTCCATCATGCGGATGGTGCGGTAGAACATGCCCATCAAGTGGCTGGTGGTCTCCCCCTCCTCGTTCTGCAGCACGTCCCCCCCTTGGCGAACAGCTATCAGGAACTGATAAATGCTCATGGAGGCATCGATGGCCACCTTGCGGCCAAAGTAGCTCTTGATGTCATTCTCCCGGATGGCACTGGGGGCCACGTCAGCGATCAGTTTCGCCAGTCCTTGAATTCCCATAGCAATACAGGAGGGACAGCTAAAAAAGAAAGGTGGGTAAGACAAGGAGGAACTTAAAGGATGCAGGAGGATTACCAGGGGCACTATGTCATCAATGTCATGCCTGCGGCTAAACAAATTTAGCACAACAAAAGGACATCAAGTCATCAAGAAATGTACAGCAAGAAAGTCTACTCAATTAATACTAGTTCACTCAGTTAATACTAAGGATTCCTGAGTATCAGGCACTAAACTACATGCTGAGAGGATAAGATGTTCAAGTCCTTAAGGGACTTAAAAGTTTTGTGGCTAAGGCAGCAACAGGGCTAGCTTGCAAAAAGGGCTACAGCAAGGCCAGAGGAGGCAGCCTGGGCCAGCTTGAGGAGTCCAGGGACCATGATGGCAGAACTGCCCCCTGAACGACACGTAAATCCCAGTTACACAAAGGTGAGACAAGAGAGATAAAAAGGCAACCAAATGTCTAAGGTGGTAAACAAACTTAGGAGTATATGTCTTCTTGCCAATTCATGAACAACACATTCATTCCTTCTTTGGATCTTTATTCCCAACTCACTTCTCCAGCTTACCTCCTTTCAGCAGCTCTGAGGGTTAGTTCTGTGTCAGTTTGTCAAGGCCACAATATCCAATTATTTAATCAAACATTAATGCAGGTGTTGCTGTAAAGGTATTTTGTGGGTGTGGTTAACATCTATATCAGCTGACTTTAAGAAAAGGAGACTTCATTCCACAATgtggcaaagtgaaagtgttagtcactcggtcctgtctgtgtctctttgcaacaccatggactgtacaccaccaggctcctgtgtccctggaattctccaggcaagaaccctggagtgggtagccattcccttctccaggggatcttcccgacccagggatcaagcctgggtctcctgcactgcaggcagattcttttaccatctgagccaccagggaagcccacaatgtgGGAGGGCCTCATCAAATCAGCTGAAAGGCCATAAGCACAAAAACGGGTCTCACAAAGAAATCCTGCCTCAAGACCAGTCATCAACTCCTACCAGAGTCTCCAGCCTGCTGACCTGACCTACAATCTTCAACTTTCCAACACCTACAATCATCTGGACCAATTCCTTAAAGTCAGCCTTCCCATATATCCATATTCTAGATCCTGTTTGTTCTGCTTCTCTGGGTGACATAGCAGCTTTGAAGAACTGTCAGGAATAACATCTGTGTGAGAGTAATGCGGTTTTCACAACACTTCTCTAATCTCTCTTCAGCATCCCCTCAGCATGTCAAAGAGTTTCTACTTCTGTCATGATGTTGTTTTAAGTCTTTCCCTTTGTATTTTCTATCCACAGCCTCTTCTCTACCCTGAGTTCTGATCCAGTGATGCTATAGTCACTTAGCCCAGTACCACAGTTCTGTGGTTTGGACTCCTTAGGACAGTAATTTCCAAACTTCTGTCAGGCCTAAACTACCCTCACAATTCCGTGCAACTTCCCACAAAAACctacacttaaaattttctttattaaaaaaaaaaaaaaaatttctttatatgGACACCATTTTCTAAAAACTAAATTGGAAAAGAGAATTCATCTTAAGCAATAATATCTGTGCTTTATCAGTTATATTTTACTACATGTTAAATGCATAAGTATTCAAAAAGATTCGGGGgaacttctctggaggtccaatggttaagactttgtgctcccaatgcagagggcataggtttgatcactggttggggaattaaaatcccacatgtcCCACAGccgccaaaaaattttttttaaaaagggattttGGGGGTCATCATGTATCCATTGGTGGTGTGTCCAACACGCTGGACAGCCTGGGAATCCAAGACAAAAACTGGGATGAAACTGCCCTGTCTCACTTCTGTTCGGCTGTACGCTCCTCCCACCGTTCTGCAGCCCTTTTCTATCTCGTTTTAGTTCCTCTGTGAATGGCAGTGGCCTTGAATCTAGGCACCATTATTTACTACCTGGATAATAGTGATCACTAAGTCACTTAGCGTGTGACATTACTAAGCCATTTAGGATTGGTTTTCTCATCTACCAAGTAAGATGATAACCATGCCTGCCTTGCAGAATTACTGACAGAGTTAAGTGAGATATCAGACGAAAACTGACAAACACTAGGTGCTCGCAAACGTTCCCCCGGCAGAACCCACTCGATCCTTTGGTTCGTGCCTCAAGTTACCGGCTTTGCTAGAACGAGGGCAGACATCCTCCCACTGCGTCCGACAAAGGCAGTGATATGAACAAGTGCAGGTCAACAAAGTGTCTCCTCCAGGAGCTCGGTCACAATACACAACGACCTTATGAGGTGGGAGTTATCATCCTCTTTCTACAAATGAGGAAAGAGGCTCAGAGGTTAAGGGGCTGGCCCCGGACTCACAGCGGGAAAGTGGCGGGCCCGTCTGAATCCCGCGCTCGCTTCTCCCCGCGCGCGGCAGCCGCCCGCCTTCTCCAACACCCGGCGCAAAACGGGCCCGACGCTCTCAGAGACGCTTCCCGAGGGTCTCACCTGGCCTCTGGGGTGCTCCCGGGTGACCCAGAACAGAATTCAGCCCGACTCCCGCCTCTGCCCCGAAGCCTCCTCAGCACCAGTCTCTGGTACCCTCTCTCTTCACCGCCTTCCAAAGCCCGCGCTCGCGTCACGTGACCTGCCGCGGCGCACAGCCTCCCTGGGAAGTGTAGTACAGGCCCCAGGCCCCTCGACCAGCTTCTCTCACAGCAATCAGTCCTGCCAGGGCGGACGGACCTGCTCTGGGACCTGACCCTACCCTTCTCCACTGCTTGCCGCTACTCCACCCCGGGCTCCCGAAGGCCCCAGATCCCGCCACACCCGAAACCACGGGACTACAAGTCCCACAGAGCCACCCGCGTGGCTGCATTTCCTCTTCCGGTTGAACAGCGCGCCTGCTCCTGCCGACGTGTTCTTCCGGTGGCGGAGTGGCGGATTATCCTGTGCCCGGCAAAATGGTGAGAGGGTTGAGGGGAGTTCCGCACGGGGCTCTGGGGAACTCCGAGTTCCGTCCTGTGCCTGTTTCTCTCACAGAGGCGTCAGGTGCCCGAGATCTAGAGGGCGGGAGGACCCTGGATCCTTCGATTTGGACTGAGGGGCGGGGAAGGGGCTGACTCCTTAGGTAAGGTTTTGATCTCAGTGGGCTTCTGATCTCGCAATTTATAAGGATGAGGAGCGTGAGTGCATTTTTTAATACCTTCCAGCATTTAGCTCTGTTACCTGTGGTCAAACTGTTACCTCTATCTGACAAGTTTCTCCCTGCTGTGGAACTCGTACTCATACTACCCAGCGCTGGGCAAAAGTCACCTTCTTGGTGAGGCACTTCCAGCTGTCTCGGGCACTTGTCCGCTCTGTCCTGGGAGCCCCCACAACCTATGTACAGCCCTCTTGCCACGTGTCATGGACTTCTTTGTTATCTGCCACGCCTCCTAGTGACCACCATCTGACGTGCCTCTAGCCCTGGGATGATGtctattcatctttgtattcccaGAGCCAAACACAGGGCCTGCAATTGGAGGCTCAATGGCAGCTATTGTCTTTATCGTTTATAGGGGGGGCATAAATGTTTACTGATTTGAATTCCAGTGTCTCTTAGAACAATGGGCTCAGTTTACTTGTCTAGAGTTGTTATGTTCTGGATTTAAACATTGGCTGGTGGGTGACAATGGAAATTAACATTTGTACGGAACTTTACTTTTACAGCCCTCTTTCACAAGCATTAGCTCATGATCTTCCCTATAACCTTGGGAAGGAAACAAACACCTATTGAGCAACAACTCTATGCCAGGCAGTGAGTTAGATGCTGTGACGTTTGTCTTAAATCATACATCAACCTTGTGAGAGAGATATTATAATCACTTACTGAGATTCCTGGTATTTAGTAGAGTCAGAATTTTGACTTATGTCTTTTGTTTGCAGATCCCGAGATTCCTTAATTGTGTAGTGGGAAGAATAGAGAATTATAAGTTGAGGCAGACTCTGGACCAGTTCAGAGTCTGCCTTTCAGTTGGGATTCTGAGCTTGGTGTCTACAGACATGGGTCCATAAAGCTCCTAAAATCataagcaaactttttcttttt
Above is a genomic segment from Cervus elaphus chromosome 2, mCerEla1.1, whole genome shotgun sequence containing:
- the FEN1 gene encoding flap endonuclease 1, whose protein sequence is MGIQGLAKLIADVAPSAIRENDIKSYFGRKVAIDASMSIYQFLIAVRQGGDVLQNEEGETTSHLMGMFYRTIRMMENGIKPVYVFDGKPPQLKSGELAKRSERRAEAEKQLQQAQAAGAEAEVEKFTKRLVKVTKQHNDECKHLLSLMGIPYLDAPSEAEASCAALVKAGKVYAAATEDMDCLTFGSPVLMRHLTASEAKKLPIQEFHLSRILQELGLNQEQFVDLCILLGSDYCESIRGIGPKRAVDLIQKHKSIEEIVRRLDPNKYPVPENWLHKEAQQLFLEPEVLDPESVELKWSEPNEEELVKFMCGEKQFSEERIRSGVRRLSKSRQGSTQGRLDDFFKVTGSLSSAKRKEPEPKGAAKKKAKTGAAGKFKRGK